The region CGCGATCCGCGAACGCCTCTCGCCGCACATGACGCAGCGCACGGTCTGCAGGGTGGTGCCGTCGGCGAGGGTTTCGACCAGCGCCTCGAGGGCGCCGGCGCCGGCTTGGCATTTGGGACAATGGATACTCATCGACGTCACCTCCGGTCGCATTTTTTGCAGGCCTTGAACATACGGACCCGCTGGGGGTTGGTGGCTGCGAAGGGCTTGCGCCGCCATTCGGCGCATTTGCCCAGGGGGATCTCCAGGCCGAGGCCGGGGCAGTCGACGAACTGCCCCCCGTAGACCTCTTCGACCTTGGCGAGGATGTTGGAGACGTCGCCCTGGTATTTGCCGCTGAGCACCTGGCTGATGGCGCCGGAGGAATACCCGAGCTCGGCGGCTACGCGGCTCTGTCCGCCCTGGCCGCGCTCGTCATTGAACTCGGCGACCTTCTTGCGCAGGAGAGTCAGTAGATCGGCCTGGGTCATCGCTCACCTCCGGCCCGTTGGAGCGGAGGGTTCTCCTGCTCTGTCTCTTCTTCTTTCTTTGCTTCTTTGTTTTTTTCTTTTTCTGTCTCTTTGCACGGGCTGGCCAAAGACTGGCGGCAGCGGCCGCAGACGGTGGGGTATTCGGGGCCGGCGTCGATCACCAGGCGGTAGGTCTGAAAGTCTCCCGGGCGTCCGCCCCGATAGCGGCCGTCCTTGGCCACGTAGCCGTGGCGCTCGAGAGAGGCGACGAACTTGCGCACGTTGGCGTACTGGGCCTCTTCGACCGTGCGGCAGATGTCCGGCAGGGTAAAACGGCGAATAATTCTGATTGAATTCCACATCTTGCGGCGGGTGGCTTTCGTCCTGCCTTTACGATGCTTCATTCCCTCCACACCCGGCATACTTAAACCCTCCCGCTCTGAGCCATGCGGCCAGAGAATACGGGCTGATCGTAAAAGAGCTCGCGGCCGTCGCCCCACGCCTCGCGGGAGACCTCCTCGAGCCCGCTCGCCCTGCCCATGCGCTCGATCTTTGCCAGGCCGATGACCATGCGGCCGATGTTTCCCCGGGCCTCCTCGTGCAGGTGCTGGAGCAGGCAGTCGGCGATCTGCACCTCGCAGAGCTGGTCGGCGACGGTGCGGGCGTCGGCGAGGTCGACGCCGCGGAACTCGATCCACTGGGTGATGCGGCGCGCGAAACGGCCGTGCGCCTGGACGGTGCGGGCGATATCCTCCATGCCGCAGAGGATCACCGGGCAGCCGCTGATGTCGTAGATGTCGCGCAGCGCCTCGGCCATCTCGAACTTCTTCGGCTTGTCGAAGAGGTGGTCGGCCTCGTCGACGAAGATGGGGCGGGGCTTGGCGCCGAGCTGCTCGACGATGAAGTCGACCATGTCGCTGCGGCGCAGCATGCGCTTGCCGCCGAGCTCCTCGCAGACCTTGCCGAGCATGCCGGTGACCGTCCAGCTGCTCATGGCCCGCACGTAGACGCCGTCCATCACGTTGACCACGTAGGCCAGGGAGGTGGATTTGCCCTCCCCCGGGCGCCCCCAGAGAAGCCCCATCCCCTCGGTGCCCATGGGTCGGTTGACGAGCTCGTCGACGGCGCCGAGAAAGCGCCGCATGTTCTTGGTCATTGCCATTTTGTGTCGCATCGTTTATCCTCCTTTTCAATTCAATGGTTTGCCCCTTGCGGGGCGGACTCAGCCGCGTGCCAGCGCGGCTTTTTTAATTGGCAAATCTCGGCAGAAAGTGCCCGCGGAGCTTGCCGGTGTTCCGGTCGATGTGGCGGATGATCCCAAAGACGTCATGGTTGAAATTGAAATCATCGGCCGTCAGCAAGGCCTTCA is a window of Desulfuromonas sp. TF DNA encoding:
- a CDS encoding AAA family ATPase, with product MRHKMAMTKNMRRFLGAVDELVNRPMGTEGMGLLWGRPGEGKSTSLAYVVNVMDGVYVRAMSSWTVTGMLGKVCEELGGKRMLRRSDMVDFIVEQLGAKPRPIFVDEADHLFDKPKKFEMAEALRDIYDISGCPVILCGMEDIARTVQAHGRFARRITQWIEFRGVDLADARTVADQLCEVQIADCLLQHLHEEARGNIGRMVIGLAKIERMGRASGLEEVSREAWGDGRELFYDQPVFSGRMAQSGRV